Within the Bacillus pumilus genome, the region CCGTTACGCCCCTTCAAAAGGATCATGTGACGGAGGATCAGCGGATGCTTCATACACAGACCATTCGTTTCACATTGTCTGAGGAGGAAACACGTAGTCTGCTGACAGATGTACATGAAGCATATCAAACAGACATCAATGATATTTTGCTGACAGCCCTCGGATTGTCCATGAAAGAGTGGACAGGTGAAGACAGACACTTTATTCATCTTGAAGGACACGGAAGAGAGGACATCCTCCCTGCAGTTAATGTCTCAAGGACGATTGGCTGGTTTACAAGTATGTATCCTGTGTTACTAGATATGTCGCATGCAGACGATCTTTCTTATCAGATCAAGTATTTAAAAGAGGAACTCAGGCACATCCCGAACAAGGGAATCGGCTATGGCATATTAAAATATTTAACCCCTGACAAGATGAAGGACGCTATCTCATTCGATCTCGCGCCAGATATCAGCTTTAACTATCTTGGACAGTTTGATGAACAGATCACCGGTGAGTTAAGCCGCTCAACATGGGATTCAGGAAAATCGCTGAGTCCAGAATCAGAGAAACCTCATGCACTTGATATTGTTGGTTTCGTCGAACAAGCCAAGCTCCATGTGACGATTTCTTATCATCACCTTGAATTTGAAGAACGTACGATGGAACAATTCAAGGACCTTCTTGAAAAGAATGTGAAGACGTTGATCTCACATTGCGTATCACAGGAGGAGACCCAGATGACACCTAGTGATGTAGGGGATGAGGATCTCACGATGGATGAACTTGAAAAGCTAATGGATATATTTTAAGCAAACGAAGAGGTGGACATATGAGTAAGCAAAAGATTCAAAAGGTATATCCTTTAACACCCATGCAGGAGGGCATGCTGTATCATGCCATGCTAGACCCTAATTCCTCCTCTTATTTCACACAGCTTGAGCTTGGAATAAGCGGAGAGTTTGATCACGCTGTTTTTGAAAAAAGTCTCAATGAGCTCATACAGACATACGACATTCTCCGTACAGCCTTTGTTTATCAACAATTACAAAAGCCTCGTCAGGTTGTACTAGCTGAACGTCATCTTGATGTGTATCGAGAGGATCTATCTCATCTGAATCATCAAGAGCAACAAAAGGCACTGGATCAATATAAAAAACAAGTGAGAAAGCTAGGGTTTCACTTAACAAATGATCTGTTATTGAAGGTCGCTGTTTTTCAACTAAATGAAACAAACTGGCACCTGATTTGGAGCAACCATCACATCGTCATGGATGGTTGGTCCATGGGTGTTTTAATGAAAAAACTGTTTCATTACTATGAATCATATCGGAACGGTCGAACACCGGATCGCTCACAGGGGAAGCCTTATGCAGATTATATCCAGTGGCTTGGAAAGCAAAACAAACAAGAAGCGGAAAGATATTGGGAGGAGCGTCTAGATGGAGCGGTTCAGCATCAAGGGCTGCTAGAGCAAAAAGATGCGAATGGACAATACGATCATCAGGAATGGAAGTTTACATGGGATACTCAAACGGTACAAGCCATTCAAAATGTAGCAAGACAATGCCAAGTGACAGCCCCGAATCTGTTTCAGGCTGTCTGGTCCGTTCTTTTAGGCACCTATCATGCAACTGATGATGTCACATTCGGCACCGTTGTATCGGGCAGACCTCCAAGTGTATCTGGAATTGAGCGCATGGCAGGGCTATTTATCAATACGATACCCGTTCGAGTGACAGTGGATCAGAAGCAGACATTTAAGCAGTTGTTTCAAAAGGTTCAGCAGCATGCACTAGAAGCGGAAAACTATGATTTTATGCCGCTTTATGACATTCAGCAGAAGACAGCTGCTGGAGGGCAGCTCTTTGATCATTTGGTTGGGTTTGAGAACTATCCTTTAGATCAGGAGCTGTCTGGTGACACGATGTCTGCACGTCTTGGTTTTTCCATTGATGTAAAGGACGGATTTGAACAAACGAATTTTGATCTAAATGTCCTTGTGTATCCAGGTGAAACGTGGACATTGAAAATCAAGTACAACGCCATAGCTTTTGAAGAAAAAGTCATTGAAAACATATCAAAACATCTGACCAATCTCATGAAGCAAATCATCCAAAACCCTGATGCACGCCTTCATGACGTGACATGTATCACGGAAGAGGAAAAGCAGCAGATAAAAGCGTGGAATCAGACGGATCGAGATTATCCGAAGCATCTGTCTATTCCTGAGCTGTTCAATGAACGTGTGAAGGCGCAGCCTGACCATCTGGCACTAGTTGAAGGCGACCGAACATTTACGTACGAGGAGCTTGGAGAAGAAATCCATCGTTTGGCTGGCAGTCTTATTGAGAAAGGCGTACAGCCTGGGGATGCTGTGGCGGTGTATATGAACCGATCAGCTGATGCGGTGATCGCCATCTTAGCAGTTCTACACGCAGGGGCGGCATATGTACCGATTGACCCTTCCCAGCCTGAGGAGAGAATCCGATGGATGCTTGAAGATAGCGGCGCAACCATTTTGCTTCATGCTGATAGTCCGCCGCCAGTTGATGAACAGATCAAGACCGTACATGTGACGAGTAAGCCTCATCACTTACACATGGATGTATCCGTCAGAACGTCTCCTTCTCACTTGGCGTATATCATGTATACATCGGGATCAACTGGACAGCCAAAAGGGGTTCAAATTGAGCATCAGCATATTGTGAGATTGGCTTGCTCTCAGGACAAATTAGGCTTGACCAAATCGGATCGTATGGCGCATACAGGCGCCGTCAGCTTTGACGCCATTACCTTAGAAATTTTTAACACACTGCTGGGTGGTGCGACGCTGTATCCTGTTGATCGTGATACTTTATTGGATATCCATCGATTCGAACAATTTATCCAAACACATCAGATCACGAAGCTCTTTTTAACGACTGGATTATTTAATCAGCTCGCTCAGCAGCGGCCGCAAATGTTCAAAGGATTAACCACATTAATTACAGGTGGTGACGTGATCAATGTGAAGAGTGCGGAGCTTGTGAAACAGCATCATCCAGCACTTGTTTTACTGAATGCCTATGGTCCAACAGAAAATACAACCATCTCAACCATTTACGAAGTAAGAGGAGATGAAACGGGTCCGATTCCAATTGGTCACCCGATCAACCATTCGTCGGCTTATATTTTAGATGACGATCAACGATTACAGCCAATTGGAGCGCCAGGAGAGCTGTATGTTGGTGGAGATGGTGTCGCAAGAGGGTATCTCAATCGTCCAGACTTGACCAATCAAGTATTCATGGCAGATCCTTTTAAGCCGTCAGGCCGTTTGTATCGAACAGGGGATTTGGCTCGGTATGGCGCAGATGGCCAGATCGAATTCCTCGGCCGGACCGATGATCAGGTGAAAATTCGAGGCTTCCGTATTGAGCTTGGTGAAATTGAAACAGTGCTTCAGCAAAAAACGGGCATAGATGACGCGGTTGTGCTTGTCCATTCGTTTTCCTCAGATGAAAAGGAAATCACGGCTTACTTCACAGGGACCATGACAGAAGAAGAGGTGCGAAATTTATTTAATCAAGAGCTGCCAGCTTATATGGTGCCGCACCATGTGATGAAGCTGGATGCTTTTACGCTCACATCGAACGGGAAGGTAGATCGAAAAGCTTTACCAAAGCCGGACGAAGCGCATCAGGAGAAAAAGGAAATCATTCCGCCTGATACGGAGACAGAAAAGGCACTCGCTCAAATTTGGGAGGAGCTTCTTGGAAAAACGGTCGGAGTAGATGAACATTTCTTCATGGCTGGCGGGCACTCTCTCAAAGCGATGATGATGTCTGCGAAGATCCAAGAGGTGCTTCAAAAGGAAGTGCCGATTCAAGTGATTTTTGAGAAGCCGACGATTCGTTCATTAGCGGTATATATCGATCAGAATGGTCAAGAAGAAATGATGCATCCGATTTTACCAGCAAAACAGTCGGATGAATATCCGGTATCACCAGCTCAGCGCCGTTTATACATTTTGCAGACTCTTGAACCAGACAGCACGAATTATCATATTCCAATCGTCTTAACGCTTGAAGGAACACTCGAATATCAGCGGCTAAAATCAGCGTTTGATCAGTTGATTCAAACGCATGAAATTCTAAGAACAAGTTTTCATATGAATGGAGAAGACATTGTTCAAAGAGTGAATGATTGGACGGCATTTGATCTTCCTGTTCATCACATCAAGGAAGAAGAGGCGGAGGCATTTCTTTCTGAAAATCAATCTCCATTTGATTTAACAGTTGCGCCTTTATTACGAGCCCAGTTGTTAAAAATCAGTGAAAACCGTCATCTTCTCGTCTTGGAAGCACATCATCTCATTACAGATGGCAGCTCCATGAAGACGTTTATTCAAGATTTGGCGAAGGCCTATGATGGCGAAGCTCTTACAGAAAGAGCCATTCATTATAAAGATTACGCTGTCTGGCAGTTAAGTGAAGAAGAGACAGAGAAACAGAAGGAGCATGAAGCCTATTGGCTAAAGCAATTCGAAGGAGACTTGCCAGTATTAGAGCTGCCAACGGATTATTCACGTCCAGCGGAACGTGATTTTTCAGGAGAACGATTCATGTTTGGTTGTGATCAAGAGACGACTCAGCGGATTCATGACCTGCTTCAGAAAACTGATACGACCATGTACATGTTCTTGTTATCTGCTTTTCAAGTTCTGCTTGCCGCATATAGCGGTCAGGAAGATATCATTGTTGGTTCCCCTGTTGCAGGGCGGACACATCCTGATATACAGGACATGCCGGGGATGTTTATCAACACTGTTGCGATGCGCGGAAAACCAGCGCAAACAAAGACATTTTTAAAGCTACTTGAAGAAATAAAAGAAACGAGTGTTGACGCTTTTGCTCATCAAAGCTATCCGCTCGAAGAGTTAATTGCCCGTCTTCCGTTAGATCGTGATACAACTCGTAGCCCGCTCTTTAGCGTGTCATTTAACATGCAGAACATGGAGGTTCCGGCACTAAAGCTCGGTGACCTGCACATTTCGCCTTATGCCATCCAGCATCACTCAGTCAAATTTGACTTGTCTCTAGAAGCATTTGAACGAGAGGGAGCATTAAAGCTGAGCTTTGACTATGCAGCGGCGTTATTTAAAGAAGAGACGGTCCGCAGATTCGGAACTCATCTTTTGGCGATTATTCGTGAAGCGGTCCAACACCCAGAGGAACAGATCGGCTTGCTCCCTATACTTGATCAGCATGAGCAAATAGAGCGGTTGGAGAAAAAAGACGAAGTGCAAACAAATCGTCATGAGCCTTTCCATGTCCAATTTTCACGTCAGGCAAAGGAAACACCTGACGCCATTGCGGTGATGGATGAACAACGGAAGCTCACTTACCGCGAGCTAGAAGACATGTCAAATGCGCTCGGCAGTGAACTAAAGGTACGAGGCGTCGAGAAAGAAAAGACTGTAGCGCTGATTCTTGATCGCTCTGTCTATGTCATCGTCTCAATGCTTGGTGTGATGAAAGCGGGAGGTGCATTTGTACCAATTGATCCAGCCTTCCCTGCGGAACGTATCAATTACACATTAGAAGATTCAGGTGCGCAAGTGATCGTAACAAATGAGTCTCTTGTAAGTTCCTATCAACATCTCAAGTCGATTCAGGTCGTGCAGGTTGAAAAGGCAGTACGACAAAGCCGTACGCTAGATTTGCCGGAAGCATCATCCGATCAACTGGCGTATGTCATTTACACATCTGGGACAACAGGAAAACCGAAGGGTGTACAGCTCACGCATCGTAATCTATCACACTACGTGAACTGGCTGACAAATGAGGTCACATTGCAAGAATGCGATCGGACGGCACTGCTTTCTTCTTATGCATACGATCTTGGCTACACAAGCATTTTCCCTGTCTTGAAGGCAGGAGGGACACTATATGTGCCTCGTGAAGATGTGTATAAAGACCCGGTTCGACTCATGCGTTTCATTGATGAACAAGAGCTGACTTATATCAAAATGACACCGTCCTTATTTCATATGATGGCAGATTCGAAGGATCATGCATTTAATGCTTTACGCCTTGTCATACTTGGAGGAGAGCCGGTTGTCTCTGAGGATGTGGAGACATTTATGGAGCAGCACCCGTGTGTGGCAGTCATGAACCACTACGGTCCGACTGAGACAACCATTGGGACTGTGACTAAGCTAATTACAAAGCAAGAGTTAGGCGCTTTGAAGGATCGCTCTGTGATTGGGCAGCCAATTGCACATACAAGAGCGCTCGTACTCAATCGTCAGCAGCGCCTCGTTCCTTATGGCGCACCTGGAGAGCTTTATATATCGGGGGAAGGCGTATCGATAGGATATTTGAATCAGCCTGAATTAACAGCAGAGCGTTTTCTAGAAAATCCGTATTTTCCTGAAGAGCTGATGTATCGTACAGGAGATTTGGTCAGACAGCATGCAAATGGAGACATTGAGTTTCTTGAAAGAATAGATGATCAAGTAAAAATTCGCGGTTATCGTATTGAGAAGCAGGAAATTGAGCATGCCGCACGTGCACGATTATCCATTCATGAGGTGTATGTCAAAGTCCTTCATATGTCCCGTTTACCAGAGCTTGCACTTTA harbors:
- a CDS encoding non-ribosomal peptide synthetase, whose translation is MSKQKIQKVYPLTPMQEGMLYHAMLDPNSSSYFTQLELGISGEFDHAVFEKSLNELIQTYDILRTAFVYQQLQKPRQVVLAERHLDVYREDLSHLNHQEQQKALDQYKKQVRKLGFHLTNDLLLKVAVFQLNETNWHLIWSNHHIVMDGWSMGVLMKKLFHYYESYRNGRTPDRSQGKPYADYIQWLGKQNKQEAERYWEERLDGAVQHQGLLEQKDANGQYDHQEWKFTWDTQTVQAIQNVARQCQVTAPNLFQAVWSVLLGTYHATDDVTFGTVVSGRPPSVSGIERMAGLFINTIPVRVTVDQKQTFKQLFQKVQQHALEAENYDFMPLYDIQQKTAAGGQLFDHLVGFENYPLDQELSGDTMSARLGFSIDVKDGFEQTNFDLNVLVYPGETWTLKIKYNAIAFEEKVIENISKHLTNLMKQIIQNPDARLHDVTCITEEEKQQIKAWNQTDRDYPKHLSIPELFNERVKAQPDHLALVEGDRTFTYEELGEEIHRLAGSLIEKGVQPGDAVAVYMNRSADAVIAILAVLHAGAAYVPIDPSQPEERIRWMLEDSGATILLHADSPPPVDEQIKTVHVTSKPHHLHMDVSVRTSPSHLAYIMYTSGSTGQPKGVQIEHQHIVRLACSQDKLGLTKSDRMAHTGAVSFDAITLEIFNTLLGGATLYPVDRDTLLDIHRFEQFIQTHQITKLFLTTGLFNQLAQQRPQMFKGLTTLITGGDVINVKSAELVKQHHPALVLLNAYGPTENTTISTIYEVRGDETGPIPIGHPINHSSAYILDDDQRLQPIGAPGELYVGGDGVARGYLNRPDLTNQVFMADPFKPSGRLYRTGDLARYGADGQIEFLGRTDDQVKIRGFRIELGEIETVLQQKTGIDDAVVLVHSFSSDEKEITAYFTGTMTEEEVRNLFNQELPAYMVPHHVMKLDAFTLTSNGKVDRKALPKPDEAHQEKKEIIPPDTETEKALAQIWEELLGKTVGVDEHFFMAGGHSLKAMMMSAKIQEVLQKEVPIQVIFEKPTIRSLAVYIDQNGQEEMMHPILPAKQSDEYPVSPAQRRLYILQTLEPDSTNYHIPIVLTLEGTLEYQRLKSAFDQLIQTHEILRTSFHMNGEDIVQRVNDWTAFDLPVHHIKEEEAEAFLSENQSPFDLTVAPLLRAQLLKISENRHLLVLEAHHLITDGSSMKTFIQDLAKAYDGEALTERAIHYKDYAVWQLSEEETEKQKEHEAYWLKQFEGDLPVLELPTDYSRPAERDFSGERFMFGCDQETTQRIHDLLQKTDTTMYMFLLSAFQVLLAAYSGQEDIIVGSPVAGRTHPDIQDMPGMFINTVAMRGKPAQTKTFLKLLEEIKETSVDAFAHQSYPLEELIARLPLDRDTTRSPLFSVSFNMQNMEVPALKLGDLHISPYAIQHHSVKFDLSLEAFEREGALKLSFDYAAALFKEETVRRFGTHLLAIIREAVQHPEEQIGLLPILDQHEQIERLEKKDEVQTNRHEPFHVQFSRQAKETPDAIAVMDEQRKLTYRELEDMSNALGSELKVRGVEKEKTVALILDRSVYVIVSMLGVMKAGGAFVPIDPAFPAERINYTLEDSGAQVIVTNESLVSSYQHLKSIQVVQVEKAVRQSRTLDLPEASSDQLAYVIYTSGTTGKPKGVQLTHRNLSHYVNWLTNEVTLQECDRTALLSSYAYDLGYTSIFPVLKAGGTLYVPREDVYKDPVRLMRFIDEQELTYIKMTPSLFHMMADSKDHAFNALRLVILGGEPVVSEDVETFMEQHPCVAVMNHYGPTETTIGTVTKLITKQELGALKDRSVIGQPIAHTRALVLNRQQRLVPYGAPGELYISGEGVSIGYLNQPELTAERFLENPYFPEELMYRTGDLVRQHANGDIEFLERIDDQVKIRGYRIEKQEIEHAARARLSIHEVYVKVLHMSRLPELALYYTAPEPIGTLTFREKLAETLPDYMIPTYFVKVDHIPLTQNGKVDAKSLPLPHEAHMKRAMHVAPETALEQTLCDIWSEVLGVEQIGVHDHFFELGGHSLKGMVLISKMQAKLNKHVPLKVLFEKPTIRAMAAYLEKVVSSDMTSIQPAEKQDFYPVSSAQKRMYVLQQLHSEAVTYHMPAVLMMEGSLDVKQLEEALGALIERHESLRTAFVEIDGVPVQKVYRRVPFTLEVVEVENGHEQPVIDAFITPFSLHQAPLMRAKVAKLSDEKYVFMMDMHHIIADGVTRSLLIQELAELYEKKTLPPVQLHYKDYAVWQQEEKQRALLEKQRQYWLEQYAERPEDLALPLDFPRPHVQSFEGDRVDRWLSPEKVQTIKALMAEKGVSMNMVMQTAFAIFLSKLTGQTDIVIGAVTAGRMHTAIERVPGMFVNTLALRQEVQLEETTAQLLEKMKDRSLSAYEHQDFPFEELVAQLDLPKDTSRNPLFSVMLTTDDRDMTLPNLNGLKLSQKQQETVHAKFDVTLGIFEEKDQVGVRFEYATALFKKKTIQRWSRYFEQIIDEMLAKLNEPISSLSILTENEKQELINEWSGPVLNVPSDQTVHELIKAKAFEAPNQKAATFCGTSWTYEELNSRANTVASRLISNGIKRGDRVGILTRPSLDMTAAVLGVLKAGAAFVPIDADYPDQRIAYMLEDCGAEILLMQKGLTAPASFAGHVLFIEDAVEGESQNMQVHVKPTDLAYMIYTSGTTGQPKGVMVEHQSLVNLAFWHNDAFQVTNADRTAKYAGFGFDASIWEMFPTWIAGAELHIIDEAIRLDMIKLNTYFNDENITIAFLPTQLCEQFMSMDNHSLRYLLTGGDKLKQVKPVPYQLVNNYGPTENTVVATSGIIDPNQGTLPIGTAIANTRFYIMGSLYDLSPPGVPGELVIAGKGLARGYWNLPEETEKRFVPDPFYPGERMYLTGDLVKWTEDGELIYLGRKDHQVNIRGFRIELSEIEAQLLTLSDVKEAVVTTVKDASDQDALAAYVITDNETEDLKESLKRTLPDYMIPSWIIKLDQLPMTANGKVDLKALPAPNMEAGQTAYEAPRDEVETLLCGIWEDVLGVSQVGIHDHFFFLGGDSIKGIQMASRLTQAGWKLDMKLLFQYPTIAELRPYIEEADQLTADQSSIEGEVMLTPIQRWFFERTFTNQHHWNLSMMLHAPNGFDLSMTEQVMQKLLSHHDALRMVYRQENGSILQYNQRELTEPIAMISHDVSKEPDVKKTISTYANEYQRQLNLETGPLMKVICFRAKDGDHLLIVTHHLVIDGVSCRILLEDFMSLYQQAAQGQTLVLPPKTHSFKEWAEAIERYAQSKPLKSQSEYWNEIDRTPMTTLPVDHEVTKRKVAQTKAVQMQLSESETEHLLTDIHLPYTTEMNDILLCALGLAVQEWTGESHVHVQLEGHGREDILSGLDVSRTIGWFTSMYPVVLKAKPDQSIAEAIKGTKEMLRRVPNKGIGYGILKYLTESSGQHVQPEISLNYLGQIDQEVTTELFGPSAYDMGRQASPDSEAVYKLNLSGLVQHNRFMLSCSYCSDEYEEETIQQFMALLKEKIQCIMTHCLAQQEREFTPSDFSAGDLEMDEMDDIFDMLEEKLT